A part of Spiribacter vilamensis genomic DNA contains:
- the lptB gene encoding LPS export ABC transporter ATP-binding protein has product MTANRLEAHGLSKAYRGNPVVDAVSIGLQSGEIVGLLGPNGAGKTTSFYMIVGLIRADGGEIWLDGRDITGLPMHARARLGIGYLPQEASVFRRLSVIDNLIAVLETRSDLSRIARFKQADALMDEFSIGHLRNQSGISLSGGERRRVEIARALAADPRFILLDEPFAGVDPISVGDIKAIVRHLSDRGIGVLITDHNVRETLALVDRASILNAGRVIADGTPDTILDNAEVRAVYLGEDFHL; this is encoded by the coding sequence ATGACCGCCAACCGACTCGAGGCACACGGGCTGTCCAAGGCCTATCGCGGCAACCCGGTGGTGGATGCGGTATCCATCGGGCTGCAGAGCGGCGAGATCGTGGGGTTGCTCGGCCCCAACGGTGCAGGCAAAACCACGAGCTTTTACATGATCGTGGGCCTGATCCGCGCCGACGGCGGCGAGATCTGGCTGGATGGCCGGGACATCACCGGGCTGCCCATGCATGCCCGGGCCCGGCTCGGGATCGGATATCTGCCCCAGGAGGCATCCGTGTTCCGACGCCTGTCAGTGATCGACAACCTGATCGCTGTCCTCGAGACCCGGAGCGACCTCTCGCGTATAGCGAGGTTCAAGCAGGCCGATGCCTTGATGGATGAATTCAGCATCGGCCATCTGCGCAATCAGTCCGGTATCAGCCTCTCGGGCGGAGAGCGCCGTCGCGTCGAGATAGCGCGGGCGCTCGCCGCCGATCCCCGCTTCATCCTGCTCGACGAGCCGTTCGCGGGCGTCGACCCGATTTCCGTCGGTGATATCAAGGCCATCGTCCGCCATCTGTCCGACCGCGGCATCGGCGTTTTGATTACCGACCACAATGTTCGCGAGACACTGGCACTCGTCGATCGGGCGAGCATTCTGAACGCCGGGCGGGTTATCGCCGACGGCACCCCCGATACGATTCTCGATAACGCCGAGGTTCGTGCCGTCTACCTCGGCGAGGACTTCCACCTCTGA
- a CDS encoding KpsF/GutQ family sugar-phosphate isomerase, which translates to MTTDTDFCRLGRAVIETEMAALAALEARIDGTFADACRILLACSGRVVVLGMGKSGHIGGKLAATLASTGTPAFFVHPGEAGHGDLGMITSGDCIIALSNSGETEEINRLLPAIKRRGLDLITITGNAGSTLASAADVHLDAGVDAEACPLGLAPTASTTAALAMGDALAIALLDARGFTAEDFARSHPGGRLGRRLLLRIEDLMHTGEAIPAVSPGTAMADALLEMTRKGLGMTAVVDSDQRVMGIFTDGDLRRALDEGVDVHATAIDTVMTPDPRCVEASQLAAEALAVMERHSINGLLVNDASGCLSGALNMHDLLRAGVV; encoded by the coding sequence ATGACTACGGATACAGATTTCTGTCGTCTCGGCCGCGCGGTGATCGAAACCGAGATGGCCGCCCTCGCCGCGCTCGAGGCCCGTATCGACGGAACCTTTGCCGATGCCTGTCGGATCCTCCTCGCCTGTAGCGGGCGCGTGGTCGTGCTGGGAATGGGTAAATCCGGGCATATCGGCGGCAAGCTGGCCGCGACCCTGGCGAGCACCGGCACGCCCGCATTCTTCGTCCACCCGGGCGAGGCCGGCCACGGTGACCTGGGCATGATCACGTCCGGCGATTGCATCATCGCCCTTTCCAACTCCGGGGAGACCGAGGAAATCAACCGACTGCTGCCGGCCATCAAGCGGCGCGGCCTCGATCTGATCACCATCACCGGCAACGCCGGGTCCACACTTGCCAGTGCCGCGGATGTTCATCTCGATGCCGGCGTCGATGCCGAGGCCTGCCCCCTGGGACTGGCACCCACGGCGAGCACCACCGCCGCCCTCGCCATGGGTGATGCACTCGCGATTGCGCTGCTCGATGCGCGCGGCTTTACCGCCGAGGACTTCGCCCGTTCCCACCCCGGCGGCCGTCTCGGTCGACGCCTGCTACTGCGTATCGAGGACCTGATGCACACCGGCGAGGCGATTCCCGCCGTCTCTCCGGGTACAGCCATGGCGGATGCGCTGCTGGAGATGACTCGCAAGGGCCTGGGCATGACCGCGGTGGTCGATTCCGACCAACGGGTGATGGGCATTTTTACCGACGGTGATCTGCGCCGGGCGCTCGACGAGGGTGTGGATGTCCATGCCACGGCAATCGACACCGTCATGACGCCCGACCCGCGTTGCGTGGAAGCCTCTCAGCTCGCTGCCGAGGCGCTGGCCGTCATGGAGCGACACAGTATCAACGGTCTGCTTGTCAACGACGCCTCGGGGTGCCTGTCCGGCGCGCTGAACATGCACGACCTGCTGCGCGCGGGCGTCGTCTGA
- the lptC gene encoding LPS export ABC transporter periplasmic protein LptC, with amino-acid sequence MRRVAIGLLAMILATLIGWRIVGSGDDDGADTASPDPALDAYARDVTLTTTDGEGRIAWRVRSPDARHNRHDNAWRLVSPEWRMETDNGAPWRGSSNHAWIGPERTRARLTGDVVMERQRRSGWTRLTTSLLELDIPARYAETDRAVTLTQPDTRIDAVGARAWLDERRIELLNNVEGHHDAASS; translated from the coding sequence ATGCGCCGCGTGGCCATCGGCCTGCTGGCGATGATCCTGGCGACACTGATCGGCTGGCGGATAGTGGGATCTGGCGACGATGATGGCGCCGATACCGCGAGCCCCGACCCTGCCCTGGACGCCTATGCCCGCGATGTCACACTCACCACCACGGATGGCGAGGGTCGGATTGCCTGGCGCGTACGCTCCCCGGATGCGCGCCATAACCGTCACGACAACGCCTGGCGGCTGGTATCGCCGGAGTGGCGAATGGAAACGGACAACGGGGCACCGTGGCGGGGAAGCTCCAACCACGCCTGGATCGGTCCCGAACGAACGCGGGCCCGACTGACCGGAGACGTCGTGATGGAGCGTCAGCGCCGCTCGGGCTGGACCCGTCTGACGACCTCACTGCTGGAACTGGACATACCCGCTCGCTATGCCGAGACCGATCGCGCCGTGACGCTGACTCAACCGGATACCCGGATTGATGCCGTCGGCGCCCGCGCCTGGCTAGACGAGCGTCGGATCGAGCTACTGAACAATGTAGAGGGACACCACGATGCCGCTTCATCCTGA
- the lptA gene encoding lipopolysaccharide transport periplasmic protein LptA, translated as MPLHPEHRLTGVILAFLIGLPVAHGQDSSDESTAPPVEIVADSAEVDDAEGISIYRGDVVLTRGTLRIKGDVMHVYANDGGQLERVTVDGEPATYRQTLDDAAARRAEAPRMEYFAAGPERLVLRRGGRLWQGDNTVTGRIITHYPQENRTVAERGDDEGERVNVSVTPASD; from the coding sequence ATGCCGCTTCATCCTGAGCACCGTCTGACCGGCGTTATTCTTGCTTTTCTGATCGGGCTGCCAGTAGCCCATGGCCAGGACAGCAGCGACGAGTCCACCGCCCCCCCGGTGGAGATCGTCGCCGACAGCGCCGAAGTCGATGATGCCGAAGGCATCAGCATCTACCGCGGTGATGTTGTCCTGACCCGCGGTACGCTCCGCATCAAGGGCGACGTCATGCACGTCTACGCCAATGATGGCGGGCAACTCGAACGCGTCACCGTGGACGGCGAGCCCGCCACCTACCGGCAAACCCTGGACGACGCGGCCGCCCGGCGCGCCGAGGCGCCGCGCATGGAGTATTTTGCCGCCGGCCCGGAACGCCTCGTCCTCCGGCGGGGGGGACGCCTCTGGCAGGGGGACAACACCGTCACCGGACGCATCATTACCCACTATCCGCAGGAAAACCGCACGGTGGCGGAGCGCGGCGATGACGAGGGCGAGCGTGTCAACGTCAGTGTCACGCCGGCATCGGATTGA
- a CDS encoding RNA polymerase factor sigma-54: MPGVRLGSSIEGTVIMKQSLELRASQQLTMTPQLQQAIRLLQLPAAELSLEIRDALESNVMLEPDEETDASATEEPPEAPSTSSLDPSEAVLGSNATDATGFGEGIAVADHWDEPGGSDDSLDRHASPSASLRDHLQWQVDLSSLGERDRRIAAALIDALDERGHLTEPVVELLETLGDNGDIDEDDVNAVLTILQHMDPVGVAAPDVRQALRIQIDAMPAETPCREVARRAIDADWKLFSPGQQSTLRDRLGVDQATLDEALRLIRQLDPHPGSRFGETRTEYVIPDCRVRRIHGRWEVEINPEATPRIRINDYYASLVRRGDGGHDNNLLREHLQEARWLIKSLQSRGETLQRVAECIVARQQGFLEYGEEAMQPLVLRDVAEAIEMHESTVSRITSRKYMLTPQGTLEFKHFFSSHVPTADGGECSATAIRARIRRQVAAENPARPLSDSRLTDILRDEGIHVARRTVAKYREVMGIASSTERKRPC, encoded by the coding sequence ATGCCCGGCGTTAGGCTTGGCTCGTCAATTGAAGGCACGGTAATAATGAAGCAATCGCTTGAACTTCGGGCAAGTCAGCAGCTGACCATGACGCCGCAGCTGCAGCAGGCGATCCGGCTGCTGCAGCTGCCGGCTGCCGAGCTGAGCCTGGAGATCCGCGATGCGCTCGAATCGAACGTAATGCTCGAGCCGGACGAAGAAACCGACGCCTCGGCTACCGAAGAGCCACCAGAGGCGCCGAGCACCTCTTCACTGGACCCGTCGGAGGCGGTGCTCGGATCAAACGCCACCGATGCCACGGGATTCGGTGAGGGCATCGCGGTCGCCGATCACTGGGATGAACCGGGGGGTAGCGACGACTCCCTTGATCGTCACGCGTCTCCGTCCGCCTCGCTGCGGGATCATCTGCAATGGCAGGTCGATCTCTCGAGTCTCGGGGAGCGAGACCGGCGGATCGCCGCGGCGTTGATCGACGCACTGGACGAGCGCGGCCATCTCACCGAACCCGTGGTCGAGCTGCTGGAAACGCTCGGTGATAACGGCGATATCGACGAGGACGATGTGAATGCGGTGCTGACTATCCTCCAGCACATGGATCCCGTCGGCGTCGCGGCGCCTGACGTCCGTCAGGCACTGCGTATCCAGATCGATGCAATGCCGGCCGAGACCCCCTGCCGCGAAGTCGCGCGGCGTGCCATTGATGCGGACTGGAAACTGTTCAGCCCCGGTCAGCAGTCGACGCTCCGGGATCGGCTCGGCGTGGATCAGGCGACGCTGGACGAGGCGCTGCGGCTCATCCGCCAGCTCGATCCGCATCCCGGGTCACGATTCGGTGAGACACGGACCGAGTACGTCATTCCCGACTGCCGGGTCCGGCGGATCCATGGCCGCTGGGAGGTCGAGATCAATCCCGAGGCAACCCCGCGGATCCGCATCAATGACTACTACGCCAGCCTGGTGCGGCGCGGCGATGGCGGCCACGATAACAACCTCCTGCGCGAGCATCTGCAGGAGGCGCGCTGGCTCATCAAAAGCCTCCAGTCCCGCGGCGAGACACTGCAACGGGTGGCCGAGTGCATCGTCGCGCGCCAGCAGGGATTTCTGGAGTATGGTGAAGAGGCCATGCAGCCGCTGGTGTTGCGCGATGTCGCCGAGGCGATCGAGATGCACGAATCCACGGTCTCACGGATAACCTCCCGCAAATACATGCTCACCCCCCAGGGCACGCTCGAGTTCAAGCATTTCTTCTCGAGCCATGTCCCCACCGCCGATGGCGGTGAATGCTCGGCCACCGCCATCCGCGCCAGGATCCGGCGCCAGGTCGCTGCGGAAAATCCCGCCCGGCCACTCAGCGACTCACGACTTACTGACATCCTTCGCGACGAGGGCATCCACGTCGCACGCCGGACCGTCGCCAAATACCGGGAAGTCATGGGCATTGCGTCGTCGACGGAACGCAAACGTCCGTGTTGA